From a region of the Nothobranchius furzeri strain GRZ-AD chromosome 12, NfurGRZ-RIMD1, whole genome shotgun sequence genome:
- the rab23 gene encoding ras-related protein Rab-23, giving the protein MLEEDMEVAIKVVVVGNGAVGKSSMIQRYCKGIFTKDYKKTIGVDFLERQIVVNDEEVRLMLWDTAGQEEFDAITKAYYRGAQACVLVFSTTDRESFQAIDSWREKVEAEVGDIPTVLVQNKIDLLEETVIQNEEAEASAKRLKLRFYRASVKEDLNVNEVFKYLAEKYLQRLKQQTAEEIDMVHTTSNKIGVFSTISSNVNNQSSSNGKEVITLRPNKQRTKRGKNPFGGCSLL; this is encoded by the exons ATGTTAGAAGAGGACATGGAAGTGGCCATCAAAGTGGTCGTGGTTGGCAACGGAGCTGTGGGCAAGTCCAGCATGATCCAGCGTTACTGCAAGGGTATTTTCACCAAGGACTACAAAAAGACTATTGGAGTGGACTTTTTAGAAAGACAGATTGT TGTAAATGATGAAGAAGTCCGACTAATGCTGTGGGACACGGCGGGACAGGAGGAGTTTGATGCCATTACCAAGGCTTACTACCGAG GAGCCCAGGCTTGTGTGCTGGTGTTCTCTACCACAGACAGGGAGTCGTTCCAGGCTATTGACAGCTGGAGAGAAAAGGTGGAAGCAGAGGTCGGGGACATTCCCACAGTTCTGGTGCAAAACAAGATCGATCTTCTGGAAGAGACTGTAATACAAAA TGAGGAGGCTGAAGCGTCGGCTAAGAGGCTGAAACTCCGCTTTTATCGAGCTTCAGTGAAAGAGGACCTTAATGTCAATGAGG TTTTTAAGTACTTAGCTGAAAAGTATCTTCAGAGACTCAAACAGCAGACAGCCGAAGAAATAGACATGGTTCACACGACGAGCAATAAAATAG GTGTTTTCAGTACCATTAGTAGTAATGTTAACAACCAGAGCTCCAGCAACGGCAAAGAAGTCATCACTTTGAGACCCAATAAACAAAGGACCAAGAGGGGGAAAAATCCTTTTGGAGGCTGCAGCCTGCTTTAG